The following nucleotide sequence is from Aneurinibacillus soli.
TTCCAGGAAAGATTCTGCTTCTTCCTCTGTATGGAATTCAAACGAAACAATCCCACCGAAGCCAGATGCCTGCCGTGCCGCCAACTCATGATCTGGATGATCGGCAAGCCCCGGATAATACACCCGTTCAATTTGCGGCTGTTCCGAAAGCCAGCGGGCCAATTCAAGCGCTGTCGCCTGATGCTGGTCAAGCCGGATTTTTAACGTCTTCAATCCGCGAAGTAAGAGCCACGAATCCTGCGGACCAAGAATCGCACCGAACGAATTCTGCACAAAATATATCTCTTCTGCCAGATCTTCTTCCGCTACAACCACAAGACCTCCCACCACATCACTGTGCCCCCCGATGTATTTGGTCGCACTGTGAACAACAATGTCCGCGCCGAGCGCAAGCGGCTTCTGCAAATACGGGGTCATAAATGTGTTATCTACTACCGTTAGAATCCCATACTGCCTGGCAATTGCCGATACAGCGGCAATATCCGTAATTTTCATCAGCGGATTAGATGGTGTTTCGATAAAAATCATTCGCGTCTCCAGCGTGATCGAAGCCGTCACTGCCTCCAGGTCCGTCATATCAACAAACTGCGGCTCAATGCCAAAGCGTGGAAACAAACGAGTCAGCACCCGATACGTACCGCCATAAATGTCACGGGAGATCAGCACCTTATCTCCCTGATTCAGCAAACAAAATACAGAGGAGATTGCCGCCATCCCGGATGCGAATGCGAACCCTGCACACCCGCCTTCCAGCTGTGCAATCGTATTTTCCAGTGCTTTGCGAGTCGGGTTTCCGGATCGGGAGTAATCAAACAGCCCATCCCCTGCCAGTGCCCGTTGATCAAATGTCGAAACTTGATACACCGGAACATTAACCGCACCATATGGCTCCGTAATCCCCGTCTGCGCATGGATGAGCCGTGTGCCAAACGACGAATTTCCATCATAAGTGTCAACAGTATGAATAGGCATGAAGGGCCTCCTTTATATCCGCGAGAATATCGTCTACATTTTCAATGCCGACCGACAGGCGAAGCAGACGATCTGAGATGCCAAGCTGCTTCCGTATTTCTTCGGGAATGTCTGCATGTGTCTGACGTGCTGGAAATGTAATCAGACTCTCTACACCACCGAGGCTTTCTGCGAATGTGACAAGCTTCAGATTTTCCAGCAAGTACGGAACAAGTTTCTCCTCTTTCACTGTAAACGACAGCATGCCGCCCGCACCGGATGCCTGCTTCCGGTTCACTTCATACCCCTCATGATTCGCAAGCCCCGGATAATACACCGCCTCGATCTGTGGCTGTTTACAGAGCCACTCGGCAATCACCTGTGCATTATACTGTTGCCGCTCCACGCGCAGCGCCAGTGTTTTCAACCCACGCAGCAAAAGCCATGAATCCTGCGGGCCAAGAATGGCTCCTGTCGCATTCTGAATGAATCTAATTCGCTCACCTAACTCCTCATCTTTCGTCACGACCAGACCAGCAATCACATCATTATGTCCGCCGAGATATTTAGAAGCACTGTGAATGACGATATCTGCGCCAAGCTCTAGTGGCCGCTGCAAATACGGAGTCATAAATGTATTGTCGACAATCGTTAACAGTCCGTGCGCCTGCGCCAGACCGACCACACCCGGAATGTCGCTTATTTTCATCAACGGATTCGTTGGAGTTTCAATAAATATACCTTTTGTTTCCGACTGAATAGCCGTCTCGATCGCTTTCAGATCGCTCGTATCAACGAAGCTTGCCTGCACACCATACACGTTCAGCACTTCCCGAAGTACCCGATAGGTACCGCCGTACAAGTCTTCTGTTACGATCAGATGGTCACCTGGTGCAAACAGATGCAGCACCGCTGTTACCGCTGCCATACCGGAAGCAAATGCCGCCGCAGTCGATCCGCGTTCCAGACAGGCTGCCACTTCTTCTAGCGCCGTTCTGGTCGGGTTCGCCGTACGCGAATAATCATATCCCGTACTCTCCCCAAGTTTCGGATGTGCAAATGTCGCCACTTGATAAATCGGTGTACTCACCGCCCCTGTCTGCGGGTCTTTACCCACGCCTGCACGTACTAATTTCGTCTCGATATGCATGTTTCTACTCTCCTCCATAATAAAGTCCACAAAAAAACACCCTTCACAGATGGAAGGGTGTTGTATGCAGCGGTCCGCTCGTCTGCTACCTCTCATCTGTTAGAACACGTATGTCCTACAGGAATTAGCACCGTTCACACAATTGTCTATACAGACCATTCATGTGATGGTTGCCGGGCATCATCGGGCCAGTCCCTCTGCCTCTCTGGATAAGAGAATCCAAATATTTTCAATTATCAGCAATCATAAATCAAAAATGTCCATTTGTAAACTGTAAATTCCTTCATAACAAAGAATATGCAGAACGCATTTTCATGGGTAACATTAACAAAATAGATTTTCAATATCAGGAGAGATTAATATGTGTACAGCACACTACAAATTTATGAGGTGACATTCATGAAAAAGGTAATCGCATTTACACTAGCAGCATGTGTTGCCGGTTTTACACTTCCAGCCTTCGCCGCTACTCATCACGATGATACAACGCACAAAGCAAAACATCACCATAAAAAGACGCATGCTAAGCATCATGGGAAAATGCATATTAAGCAAATGCCTAAGACAGGCTATGGTGGCGCAAGCGAATAAACAAAAAAGGGGGCCTTCCCCCTTTTTTGTACTGTTCAATATTAATCAGAGGAGAAAATAACATGAGAATCCTAATCTGTCTTCTCTTGGCCACGTTTTTTTTCTTTCCTTGTTCAACGGTTGACGCCCATACCTCAAAGGCATTTATACCCGTTCGTATAGAAATACCTCAGATTAAACTTAAAGCTGCTGTAGAACCCGTCCCCGTACTCGCAAATGGACAAATGGGGGTACCAACTTCCTTTGAAAAGGTAGGCGTTCTCATGCCCTGGACAAATCCAGGTGAACCAGGCAATGCTGTGATCGCTGGACATTTCGACCACTATACAGGACCAGCTGTATTTTATCACCTAAGAAAATTAAAACGTGGTGATAAAATATTTTTATACAACAGGAAAAATGACAAGCTTGTTTTTATTGTCAAAGATGTAGAATCATTTATGACTAAAAAAGCACCTTTAAAAAGAATATTCGGGCCTTCATCAACTGCTCAATTAAATTTAATTACTTGTAGTGGTAAATTTAATAAAAAAACACACGAGCATGCCCAACGTCTTGTTGTATTTGCTGAAATTTCTCCGTAACTTTTTCATTCCTTTTACATCCGGTACAAGTAAGCGTCAGAACCTGGCCATGGGCCGGGATTTTTTTATGGAATATTTTCCACAAACAAAATCAACTCCAATTCATTTATGCATTAATCATTACCCAAAAATGAATCGAACTTTCGACAAAAGTCCCTATTTTTCTATTATTTTTAACATTTATTTTTTGGCACACACCTTGCATGTTATACATAACACAGACACAGTTTTGTAAAAAATATAAAACAGTAGGAGGATGAATATGGAGAAAACACAACAAGCTCAACTTCAAAAGCAGCTTAAGACAAGACACATTACCATGATCTCCATCGGGGGCATTATTGGTGCCGGCCTTTTCGTTGGTAGTGGCGCTGTTCTCAACTCAACAGGTCCCGGTGCAGTTCTTTCTTATGCTATTGCCGGTTTACTTGTAGTACTACTTATGCGCATGCTTGGAGAGATGGCCCTGGTAAACCCGGATAGCGGTTCATTCGCAACATACGCACGCTTAGCAATTGGCCCATGGGCTGGTTATACAATCGGATGGCTGTACTGGTTTTTCTGGGTTATTACAATCGCAATTGAAGCGACCGCTGGTGGTGCAATCGTACATGGCTGGTTCCCTGCTATACCGATCTGGACCTGGAGTCTTATTCTCACATTATTGCTAACGCTTACAAACATTTTTTCTGTTAAATCGTTTGGTGAATTCGAATACTGGTTCTCCATGATTAAAGTTGTAGCTATCATCGCATTCATGGGCATTGGCCTTACCATTATTTTCGGTCTGTTCCCAGGCATTCACTCTCCTGGTATGTCCAACTTCACAGGACGCGGCGGCTTCATGCCACTTGGAATTAGTTCGATCTTTGTTGGGATCGTGACGGTTGTCTTCTCATACTTCGGAGCTGAAATCGCTGCCATCGCGGCAGGCGAGTCCGAAAACCCTGAAAAAGCCGTTATCGTTGCAATTAAAAGCGTTGTCTGGCGCGTTCTATTATTCTATATCGGCTCTGTTGCTATCCTTGCGTTCTTGCTTCCGTGGAACTCAACTGAATTGCTGAAAAGCCCATATGTAACGATGCTCGATATGGTAGGAATTAAGGCGGGCGCTCAAATCATGAACGTCGTCGTTCTCACATCTGTACTGTCCTGCCTGAACTCAGCACTGTATTCGAACTCACGTATGCTGTACGCTCTGGCGAAACGTGGAGATGCTCCACGCGCACTTCTTAAACTGAACAAGCATGGTGTTCCAATTCTTGCTGTATTTGCTAGCACAATCGCTGCCTACATCTGTGCGATCTTCAGTTTTGTATCACCAGGCAAGCTGTTCCTGTTCCTCGTAAACGCATCGGGTGCAATTGCACTGCTTGTATACCTGGCAATCGCAATCTCCCAGCTTCGTCTGCGTCGCCAGACAGAACGTGAGAATCCTGAACTGCTAAAAATGAAAATGTGGATGTTCCCGTACTTGACTTATGTGGTGATTGCTGCCGTTGTCGGCATCCTCATTTCTATGGCCTTTATCGAATCGGTACGTTCGCAGTTGTACCTGACCTTACTTCTTGCAGCATTCGTAGTCCTTTCTTACTTTATCACTGGTAAGAAACATTCGGCCCCGGAACCAACCCTGATCGATGGTGTAGACCCGGCGCAAGATAAATAGCACTCTCAATCCAGAGGACAAGCTCCTCTGGATTTTTTGTTGCCTTATTATCATCACAAATTCACGGTTAATTCATATCCATTTTTAT
It contains:
- a CDS encoding trans-sulfuration enzyme family protein, producing the protein MPIHTVDTYDGNSSFGTRLIHAQTGITEPYGAVNVPVYQVSTFDQRALAGDGLFDYSRSGNPTRKALENTIAQLEGGCAGFAFASGMAAISSVFCLLNQGDKVLISRDIYGGTYRVLTRLFPRFGIEPQFVDMTDLEAVTASITLETRMIFIETPSNPLMKITDIAAVSAIARQYGILTVVDNTFMTPYLQKPLALGADIVVHSATKYIGGHSDVVGGLVVVAEEDLAEEIYFVQNSFGAILGPQDSWLLLRGLKTLKIRLDQHQATALELARWLSEQPQIERVYYPGLADHPDHELAARQASGFGGIVSFEFHTEEEAESFLERTKIPALAVSLGAVESILTHPIRMSHASIPEEVRRAIGITGRLVRLSVGLEEAADLQADFAQALSVSTSPA
- a CDS encoding amino acid permease encodes the protein MEKTQQAQLQKQLKTRHITMISIGGIIGAGLFVGSGAVLNSTGPGAVLSYAIAGLLVVLLMRMLGEMALVNPDSGSFATYARLAIGPWAGYTIGWLYWFFWVITIAIEATAGGAIVHGWFPAIPIWTWSLILTLLLTLTNIFSVKSFGEFEYWFSMIKVVAIIAFMGIGLTIIFGLFPGIHSPGMSNFTGRGGFMPLGISSIFVGIVTVVFSYFGAEIAAIAAGESENPEKAVIVAIKSVVWRVLLFYIGSVAILAFLLPWNSTELLKSPYVTMLDMVGIKAGAQIMNVVVLTSVLSCLNSALYSNSRMLYALAKRGDAPRALLKLNKHGVPILAVFASTIAAYICAIFSFVSPGKLFLFLVNASGAIALLVYLAIAISQLRLRRQTERENPELLKMKMWMFPYLTYVVIAAVVGILISMAFIESVRSQLYLTLLLAAFVVLSYFITGKKHSAPEPTLIDGVDPAQDK
- a CDS encoding trans-sulfuration enzyme family protein, translating into MHIETKLVRAGVGKDPQTGAVSTPIYQVATFAHPKLGESTGYDYSRTANPTRTALEEVAACLERGSTAAAFASGMAAVTAVLHLFAPGDHLIVTEDLYGGTYRVLREVLNVYGVQASFVDTSDLKAIETAIQSETKGIFIETPTNPLMKISDIPGVVGLAQAHGLLTIVDNTFMTPYLQRPLELGADIVIHSASKYLGGHNDVIAGLVVTKDEELGERIRFIQNATGAILGPQDSWLLLRGLKTLALRVERQQYNAQVIAEWLCKQPQIEAVYYPGLANHEGYEVNRKQASGAGGMLSFTVKEEKLVPYLLENLKLVTFAESLGGVESLITFPARQTHADIPEEIRKQLGISDRLLRLSVGIENVDDILADIKEALHAYSYC
- a CDS encoding class F sortase, giving the protein MRILICLLLATFFFFPCSTVDAHTSKAFIPVRIEIPQIKLKAAVEPVPVLANGQMGVPTSFEKVGVLMPWTNPGEPGNAVIAGHFDHYTGPAVFYHLRKLKRGDKIFLYNRKNDKLVFIVKDVESFMTKKAPLKRIFGPSSTAQLNLITCSGKFNKKTHEHAQRLVVFAEISP